One window of Poseidonibacter antarcticus genomic DNA carries:
- a CDS encoding ABC transporter ATP-binding protein, with product MININIKEKKYKKENILKDVQISLEDSEFLSIIGPSGCGKTTLLNIIAKLDEDYDGFVNGDFSNIAFMFQEHCLLPWLTIKENLLLISIDKNLDEINRLLKLVGLENVLDEYPNKLSGGMARRVSLVRAFINKPKVILLDEPFISLDYPTACALKEDFLNFCKEFKPTVILVTHDISEAIYLSNRILFLCKNPAKIIYEFDNPNNQEFNLKKIDEIKHQLLEKYPKILEGRL from the coding sequence ATGATTAATATAAATATAAAAGAGAAAAAATACAAAAAAGAAAATATTTTAAAAGATGTACAAATTTCTTTAGAAGATTCTGAATTTTTATCAATAATTGGTCCATCAGGTTGTGGAAAAACTACATTATTAAATATCATTGCAAAACTTGATGAAGATTATGATGGTTTTGTAAATGGTGACTTTTCAAATATTGCATTTATGTTCCAAGAGCATTGCTTACTTCCTTGGCTTACAATAAAAGAAAATCTTTTATTAATCTCAATAGATAAAAATTTAGATGAAATAAATAGATTGTTAAAACTTGTAGGCTTAGAAAATGTTTTGGATGAATATCCAAATAAACTATCAGGAGGAATGGCAAGACGTGTTTCTCTTGTGCGAGCTTTTATCAATAAACCAAAAGTAATACTTCTTGATGAACCTTTTATATCACTAGATTATCCAACTGCTTGTGCTTTAAAAGAGGACTTTCTTAATTTTTGTAAAGAGTTTAAACCTACAGTAATTTTAGTAACTCATGATATTAGTGAAGCGATTTATCTATCAAATAGAATTTTGTTTTTATGTAAGAATCCTGCAAAAATCATTTATGAATTTGATAATCCAAATAATCAAGAGTTTAATCT